The genomic window tatatacacacgtgttCCATATGCTAAAATATACGACCGATGCCTCTTGCACTTTCTATATCCAAGGTTGTCTCGAACTCTGCACTATTAACCCCGACGAAAGGGCTTTGGGTTCAACCGAGAAAGCTAGCTACTCGTTTTCGGACCAGTTACCTCGTCGATCGTTTTTACCAATGTAGTCCCACACGTGCCGGAGATTATCTTGGAGATTAAACGTCTAACCTTGCAAGACAAACGAGATGTCCAATCGCCGTTTGCAGCTCTTCGAAGAGCTCGAACGCTATTTTCTCTCGGTAACTTGACAATGCAAAAATTCTCCTCGCGCGCGTCTTGCATGGGCCCTGGCCGCGTTCCAAATGCTGTCATACCGGATCTAGAGCTCAAAACACCCAATACAGCGACTTCCAAGGGCCTTTAAGTTTTTCCACTGGCCCATCTCATCGGAGTCGTCGGTTAAGATTAAAATTGGCAATTAGCTTGTCATGAAGTCGAACGCGTCGCGACTATTCTTCAATTTGTATCTTTACCACATCTGACTCTCTGAAAGATCTGCTGAATTTTCCTCAATaactttcaaattcaaaaacgtcCATACCAGTAAAAGAAGTTTGATTGACACCCCACTTCCGACGGTATATTATATTCTCAAAGGTATTGAATTGAGGACTATATCGTATTACCAGATTCCCATTCGGATTAAATCTACATCCTGGTGTATATAACACTTTCAAACGTTTTATAAACATGTTCCGACTCTGTCACTGTCacggtatataatacataactTGACACCGTAAAAGCTTTCTATACACCGGCAAATATGGGCATTCGAATCATTTTCTACGAAGTCTAAATTGACacaaaaagttttattatCCAAGATTAGCGAACTCTGTTTAAAACTAACGTAAATTGTATCGAGTGAATATTTAAATCAGATGGTTTTCGTGCTGGAAATACACATATACTTACATCGCTATATGCTTCGCTGTTTCGCTTACACACCAAGTTCAGATGGTCCATGAAGTCAGTTTCCGAATGCAGCAGGCAGCTAAAACGAGGATCAATATTAGCACAGAATTTGCTGGTAAATTAATGTTTGCAGAATCCGCACGCTCATGACCTATTCATTGGTTTTTGATAGACCAGAAATGGCGTCGGTAATCTTTGCGAAACTTGTTACCTATCATTTGTAACGTTCATCAATGCGGGGTAACCGTGACATGTCAATTAAACCATTTGCATATCGCCACGCTCCGATAAGCGACGGGGCGCCAGTTATCTGACTTGATTGTGTAACCAGTTTTCCTTACAggaaatcatttttcacgACCCCAGGTCGCTGTATAATCAATCACTGTTGCATATAACTTTACGTATACATGCCTGTTCCGTACTTTCACGGGGAAAAAATGTGTAACTTTAATTATCTACATACTGCTGGCAACAAGGAAAAGTGTTCGTCTCATCATCGCGTCGTCATTGCCTTTGACAAGGAAACAAAGTCTACACTATTTACTAAACTGGGCATAAATGAATGGTGACATTAGTTGCTGACATATCGCTTTACGTAGACAGGTACGAGAAAACCTCGTCATTTTTATCCAATAACGATAATGACAAATTGTCTACTAAGTAGCTGGTGATCACAATTCATACGATTAAAGATTATAGCCATCGCCGCCTGCTGCACTTATGAGATTTAATCACTTGCTATTTCCGTTATAATCCAAGTGcacgatgaaaattttgtatacgTGTTTAGAACTAGATTTACTATGGCATTGACatcgttatttttaatatcaccCGATTACTCGAGAGAAATACAAATCGATCACATTCTAGTTGTGATTTAAGGAATTGATTTTACACGCATTGGATTACGCATAAAGGCGAGTTTCGCACGGTTAGCATATATAACGAACCATTTTTAACGACATTATGAATTCGAAGCTGAAAACTACTGCCACGTTCTTTCCCGGAATACTTAGTAATACAACCGATGAAAACTTGTCTCCAgcagaaaataatatttacagGGTAAACTTATTTATGTAGTCATTGTGCAACTTCGcgattaaattatttccaacATCGGTTGaatttgtgtaatttttgtttttgtcccGCGAACTATAAAACGGCggttgtgtaaaaaaaacgCGAGAGAAACGGTACAAGAACGTATAAGCATAAAATTCGAtttgaagtaaatattttctttgttgTAACAATTACTGTGCTAAACAAAATTCCGCATCTGAGGTAAGATTAATAACTAATAAATGTCACGAAAAGGGATTCGACGGTGCTCCGAAAGGGAGTTCGAGTGCAGTCCTGGAGTCTGTATAACTAATGTCTGGGTCTGTGATAACCATGAAGACTGTGCTGATGGGTcagatgagaaaaattgtcgaaGTAAGTTTGATCTAGGATGTTCCTGGAGGTGGTGACATATCTCTAGAAGCGGTTGACCTGAAGCAGAGAACGTTGGTACTCAGGAAcaagacgaaaaatatttaaagtaCAATTACTGCGCTTTTTGCACACAGCCCATTCACGTAGAGCGTAGATTGCATATATTTCCTTGTAATTTCACTATCCGCGATATATTTAACTGCATGTAATTATCGAAGGTTGTTGTACCCGAATGAACTTTATAATCGTAAACCTTTCACTCGATCTGTTATTAAACTCTTGTTCCAGATTATAATTCCTTACGTGGTCACAATATTTTGATATTATCGTAGTTTCTTCTTACGATTTAAAAGCTTGttaaaaatggtgaaatttcgTGTTGAAATGCAATCTACGTTCATCGTTGTGAAAAGCGAAGAACTGGTGTCATGTCATTTTCGGTTCGACTTTCGCGAATAATCCGTTCATTGTCAAACTGACGATCCCGCATGAATATTTGCCTGTGTTTTCACATGGTTTCATCTCTAACTATTTCACACGAGTATCTAACTTGTTGTTTTATAATCCCCGCCCTCGCCGTTTTTAGGAAGCAAGAATTGCACTGCTGAACAATTCACGTGTCGCGGAAGCATCGGACAGTGTGTACCATTGACCTGGATGTGCGATGATCACCCGGATTGTATGGATCGTTCGGACGAGACTGACTGCAGTAAGCTTATCCCTGAGATCTGGTGGAGTTGCATTCTTACAAGTCCTTTTATAAATCGCTTATCACGCCTGTTACTGTAGAAAATATGttgatttatatatatttgatttaATATTGTTTAGTCGTAAGCTTGTGCTTGtcattgataataatatattgtacaacaattttctaCTTGTTTAAAACACCTATTGTGCTTATTCCTTCAACAATTACACTCAAGTAACATAGCACGCggttatttttcatcctccCCTGCATATCAGCTGCATGAATCAATTTTAGGCTTGGAAAATCGTACTAAACAGAAAATGGGACTATTTTTATCATCGCATGCGGACAGATTATCATATACACGGAAATCATAATCATCTACGTGAATTATACCGATGCATTTGTATTTTCGGGCAGAAAACGAGCAGATACTATGCTCTAACGTTATTTGCATATATATGTCACCTCGGTTGCACttctttttgattttcacCGCATCGAGAGATATGTCCTACCTTATTCTgtagttttaaatatttcttaaatATATCTATTGTGCTTTTATTTAGCGACCCTCAATATCCTCTCAATTTGCCTCACTGCTTTCAAAACATGATCCTTTCTGGATCCCTTGCTTCCTTTATTacatatgaatttttaaattctaattTTCCTCAACTTTCAAAGCAATCATATCAGTTCCCGTTCCCAATTAATATAGGTAAATTCCTTATACGTtagtacatgtatataattccTATACCTCCCATTATTGTGATTCTTTTCACGTACCTAGTTGATGTTTTACTACTGTGTGAGTAGTACATGCAATATACAGTGTGAGTCAACTGAAACGTAGCCATACCTCTTGCCACTGATGCTAGTTTCAAAAAATCCGTGAATACGAATTTGTCATTGACTCACccggtatatttatatttataaaaaaaacttcctcCAACTTTTAAATAATGGATCATCTTTCGGGTTCCTTTATTTCCATACACATGACAAGGGTCAAAAGTGACTTGCCTATGAATATTTCAAGATCAGGGTGCCGCCACGTATCCTTGaaaatgttcaatatttttgcaaGTAAGAATACACTCGTATCATACTATGTCCGCGTGTAGTAATGATGTTTGGGCTCACAAATAGTATAGATCTAAAGTAGCAAAACTTCGTACcgaatttcatgaatttttttcttcaacattaATCCGAGAGATCATCCAGAATTTAAATCTTACCacgtttttttaaatccaaatTCTAGTAAAATGTAGTAATGATTTGCTTTTATATTCTTGAAAACGTCTTCACAAAGAGTATTCACATTAATGATAAATTGTTCGCTtctatatataattattcctGAAATTTGTatagtttgaaattgattttaaggcataaatttttaattgtaaaaagAGTCCTCAAGGCCTCATTATAATTCTTCACAAAGATGCTCCACTGATTCAGGCCAGCCTAAATACTGGCAAAGCTTTAGCTGGATGAGCTATTAATTATTTGCCAATGTTTTAAATGCTGAATCTAATTCACTactggaaaaaatttgacattatAGAAAGCTTGCTGGGCACAAGCAAAGAACATGTAATTTTGTAAGCCTTCAATATTCAACGGCTCATGATTCATACGATCTGTGATATAATCATACTTGAACTTTAAGTTCGTTCAAAATCATTTCCTCAGTGGATACGCAAATTAGAAAGATGGACTAAAAACAACTTTGTTTTGAACTTTAGATAATACCTGCCGTGCCGATGAATTCACCTGTGACAACAAGCACTGTATTCAGCGGCACTGGGTCTGTGATCATGACGATGACTGTGGAGACGGAAGTGATGAAAAAGACTGCCAACCATCAACGTGTCAACCTGATACACAGTTCACCTGCGCAAAGGGTTACTGCATCACATCACGGTGGCGATGCGATGGAGATTCAGATTGTCCTGATGGTTCTGACGAAATGGGATGCACAGATAGACCACCTAAAGACAAAATGAACCATTGTGGAGTTCACGAATTCTCATGTGATGACCACATCACTTGTATACGTCAGAGTTGGGTTTGCGATGGCGGTAGAGATTGTCCCGATGGCGCTGATGAATCTCCCAGTAATTGTGGATCAGTCACTTGCAGACCAGACCAGTTTCAGTGCTCAGATCGCAGCTGCATTTCAGGTAAACATGTGTAGAAATAGATGGCTAAGTTTTAGCTGAAAGTGTAGATTGTATCATTcatgagaaattattatttggtagaaatattatacatgacaCAATGTCGTTCAGAAAATTAAGTTGCGGCAAGGTTGTCTTTCACAAATGCCACATACTAAATACAATTACAGTTTGTTTGATTCAATTGGTTGTTGAACGTGTAAACTAGCATATTAAATCGTTTgccaattatttatttgacaGGGCGTTTCTTCTGCGATGGAATAAAAAACTGTCCGGATGGTGctgatgaaaaaaactgtacaGCGGCAGACGTTGTTTGTGACCCGTTGAAACAGTTCGATTGTGGTCATGGCTCGTGTATACCACTGAGCAGTTTGTGCGACGGAAAACCTGATTGTCTGGGATGGGAAGATGAGCCGCTAGatctatgtaaaaaaaatgaatgccTTGTTAACAACGGTGGCTGTTCACAGATATGTGTTGACCTTCCAATTGGTTTCCGCTGCGAATGTAGAAATGGCTACAGattaataaacaatcaaactTGTGATGGTAAGATCTAAGTCGCCAATTGAAACTTACGAAAATAAGTTCACATTTAAGAGTAGTCATTATGAAAAGTCGTTGATTTGACACTGTCAACTTTGCTCTTAAAATTTAGATGTCGACGAATGTCTGGAGCCCGGAAGTTGTTCGCAGTtctgtaaaaatgaaaagggTACCTTTAAATGCAGTTGTGATGCTGGTTATCTCAGAGATCCACGAGACTTGACTCGCTGCAAAGCAGCTGAAGGCCATGCAAGTTTATTATTTGCTAGACGTCACGACATTCGAAAAGTAGCACTCGACCGTCCAGAGATGACAGCAATTGTAAACAACACCAAAATGGCCACAGCTCTGGATTTCGTCTTTCGAACTGGTATGATATTCTGGAGCGATGTCAGTgataagaaaatatataagtaAGTACTAAGCAACTGATCACATTTCATACTTAGCTTGGCAATTCTATCTtacaataaaaacaataaactaaCATTACTCACTGACTGACTATTTAACATCTTAATGTGTTTCAGAGCTCCTATTGACGAGGGTAATGAACGAACTGTTGTCATTGATCGTGATCTAACCACATCAGATGGTCTTGCTGTAGATTGGATTTATAATCACATATACTGGACGgatgctgaaaaaaatacaattgaaCTGGCAAATTTTGAAGGTAACATGAGAAAAACTCTGATAAAAGATCGCGTACAAGAACCAAGAGCAATTGCTGTCAATCCACTGGAGGGTTGGATGTTCTGGACAGACTGGGGTGACGATGCTAGAATTGAAAGAGCTGGGATGGATGGCTCACACCGTTCGGTAAGATTCCTCTGACTAAATAGGTAGTCCCTCAAACAGAAGCTTCCTGCAACATATGTGTATagattttattaataattttacgtTTAATAACAGATCATCGTAGGAACCGAAGTGAGATGGCCAAACGGCTTAACGTTGGATTTAGTTGGAAAGAAATTATATTGGGTAGAtgcaaaattgaacaaaattgcTTCTTGCAACTACGACGGATCTGGGAGACGGACTGTATTATACTCGCCTGATATTCTCAGGCATCCGTTCAGCATTACAACGTTTGAAGATTACATTTTCTGGACAGATTGGGATAAAGAAGCTATTTTTAAAGCAAACAAATTCACCGGCAAAGAAGTTGAGGCGATAACTTCTGTGAGGTCTGTTCAACACCCAATGGCTGTACACGTGTATCATCCGTATAGGCAACCTGATGGAAAAAATCAGTGTCAGGCAGTAAATGGGCACTGTAGTCACCTTTGCTTACCAGCACCAAAGATCAGTGCAAAATCCCCTCTTCTCAGTTGTGCTTGTCCAGACGGGCTCAGGCTTTTACCCGATGGTCTCATGTGTGTCGAGAATGGTAAGTCACAATGAAACTTTGCAGACAAATAGCTGGCAACAACTTATTGCTTGGGAATGCTAGATTGTGTGCCGTATctagaaaaagattatgatTGATACTGGGCATTGTGACAGTATCTCatcattattcaaaattgtttgGAAGTTCAATGCTTCGCTTCATCACGTTCCTCGGAtctgttttttccttttctttttccaagaTAACACTTAGCGTTTTTGAGTCCAGTTAGTCCAAGCttgaagatttatttttagaatcaaAGTAATCCGTATCATTTTCATCACCACCCATGGCGTGACAAAAATTAGAACTTTACTAATGAGGGCTGGTGTGAATGCCACGGATTATCATTACGTCTCATCTATCCATtggttttattatttctttgtaTTGGATTTCATTCAAGGGGTgcaagaatttatttttaattcgtaaaatttgatatttataaatattcactGTTTACGTTTGCATCGATGTTGCATGAAAATGGGGTATTCCAGTAACGACAACAGTCGCACCAACCACCCAAGCTGTCACGGTGCCATTCAAGAGGTTTGAACCTCCCAAGGTCACAGGTTCAAGTAGTAAGTATGCAATTGGGTAGTTtacagcatttttttaatacagatCACctaaaaaaagtgttttgtaAATAATCCCCTGTCACAAAGATTCTATAATAACGTCTCAGCATTTacttttcattccttttttttttttttttttattccaactcTAGATTAAGTCATTGTAGGTATGTAGATGGATCGATAATATATTGTGATATCTGATGTGATTATCAATGTCTTGCTGTGTAACTGTACAAACATGCTTCTTGATTCCATCATTGAAACTATGCATCAGCATACGCCTATAATTTTTACCTCCAAAATTTATGCACATTCAGATTTTAACTTTGTATTTCTTAGTTGTATATCGTTTTATACCGTAAGAAAAACTAAAGAGAAACCAAATTAGCGAAATTCCGATTAAATTGATTGAGTTCAATAAATTCATGGTTTTCAATGTCAAAGAACTTTGGCTAACGATAGAAAACTTATTGTGGTGACAATCAAATAAAAAGTTACACAAAATGTTCTACAAATTACGATTCAGTTATGTAGTATACAGATAGTTATTTCAGAAATCGCTCCATAAAACCTTGAAATTCATATAAAGGCTATTCATCACTATATTTCATGAAATGAGCTCAGGCCATTTATTGAGAATGTTGGTAATATTCAATGTTTTCtaaatttgattttgttgCTAAAACGAGGTGCATGAATCAGATTGATTCAGCATTGGGCTATAGAAATGCAGCATGATGCATGTGCATGGTTTATCCATACACATTGGTATGAGCATTCACtcaaattcacaatttgaGAAATAACATTAAAATTAGTGAACTTGTTAATCTTATGAACAACTTACTATCTTTACCCCTCATTCTGTGATTTGATTCTTATACCAATTGCTGTCATTACTACTATCGTCAATCAGTAATGCCAATTAGAATTCCCAATTTCCATTCGCAAGTTTGTAAGCTTTTCTTACCAGTCAGCAAGTCTCAGTTTTCTAAAAACAAAGACCTCTTTTATAGAGCTTATCGATTCATATTCTATGTgaattgtctgaaaataaatcataacACCCAAACAAGTCCAGTAAAAATCAGATTTATGTTTAATAGTTGTTGCAATAATATTAAAGATTAACCATACGAATTTATAACAGGACCAACAAATGGCACAGATGGCAACGGAGGAGCTGGCTTTTCCGAAGAAAACACAGATCGTGGAATAGTGGCTGGAATTGTAATAGGAGTGGTAACAGTTGGCCTTGCTGTACCGGCTCTTGTAGCCTTTTTGTGCTACAGGCATTACCTACATCGCAATGTCACAAGCATGAACTTTGACAATCCCGTGTACAGAAAAACAACTGAAGATCAATTTAGTTTGGAAAAAAACCGTTTCCCACTTCCTGCTACAACAGTTGGCGAAGAGGTAAGCTTTATCATCAAGAATTTgaactatatacatataggtgtTTGAAATTAGTGACCACTGTggttaaatatttaaagagATTCGTCGAAGTTGGTCATGGTAAAATAtctttttattgattatttgaATGGTTGCGACGTTTCGATCAGCTACGGCCAAGCATCTTCAGGCTTCCTCCTGACGTCGCGAGACAATAACACTTTAAGCTCGTAGGATcgttaataattattgtgtGAAGATGATTGGCCATACCCGATCGAAACGTTGCAACCATTTAAATactcaataaaaaatttttttaccatgaCCAACTTCGACGAATCATTcttaatatatacatataggtatgaAATGTTGTGGCAGGATTTTTCTGGAAAAAATGTATCTATGACACTTAGCAACTGCagcataatttataatttgaagCTATTGTCATAGTTCAACATGAAAATAAGGTTCTTTCAATTAGTCAATTACTATTGTTATCAAAGCGAAACATCAATGTCATTTACCAGATGAATTGTAAGTTTTGTTACTTCAACcattgtaaaatttaaattatttgtttcCAAACAGGCTCAGGAACCATTAACAAGTCCCGGAACCAATGATTATGTTTAAGACTTACTCGGCCTGCCATGGGGCCGTACAGCAGGTCAAGAAGCaagcaaaaaataatgaatgaatcaaaaaTGTTCATCAAAATCTAACTGCGATGGTGCGAAACACATGCCTGCCCAAATGCCCGCCCACCTGCCTGCCTGtttgtctgtctgtctgtctgccTGTCTGTTTGTCTGTTTGTCTGcttgcctgcctgcctgccaaCTCAGCTGTGATTATGTTTACTTTCTGTACTGTGTTTGttactttgaaatttgatgaaaaggAAACTAACTTAGGCCACTTGATATATTTCGTTCGCACGTTTATCACTTTTGCCGATAGATATAAAAGGAGAAAGTACCCATAATATAACTATAATCATTTTCCTTACATCTCACGAAAAGATAACATTATGTTATGTGTTTGCAATCAAATGCTGCAAATAATGGATATACAACTGATGGGCATTCTAAATTCATCTCTCGATTACTAGTATAATATTTCTCAGGTCTTGATCGCAAAAGTAAGATAATTGTGTTTAAAATGCAGTGCTAAAATTATATATCTACGTAATGTTTCAACTTAACaatgattagaaaaaaaattacattttcataATATATGTTGAGAtattaattcaaaattaacaCTTGAATTTACCGCTATTCAAATTTATGATTAACATGCGGTAAACTACTGTAATTGTGATTATTTACCaagttattaattttaaatccaATTAAATATGtcaaatgaataatttgtGAATTGAAGAGTAAAATTATCAGTTTTAAATTTGGAAAGACATAGATATTTGCTGCCacatacttgaaaaaatttctcctttTATTGCTTTAGGCTCTGAGTGGTCGAACGGTACTTGGCACGTACGTCCAAAAGTAGCTG from Neodiprion lecontei isolate iyNeoLeco1 chromosome 1, iyNeoLeco1.1, whole genome shotgun sequence includes these protein-coding regions:
- the LOC107222018 gene encoding low-density lipoprotein receptor isoform X1: MGWSYIRRLTAAASSLLFVLAITASVNLVHGFSTESAGACPLRQYRCDNAKCIPVTWVCDGDNDCEDNSDERTEECKSTKACTDAEFRCTNGRCILKNWQCDGENDCPDGSDENPSICRIRRCSEREFECSPGVCITNVWVCDNHEDCADGSDEKNCRRSKNCTAEQFTCRGSIGQCVPLTWMCDDHPDCMDRSDETDCNNTCRADEFTCDNKHCIQRHWVCDHDDDCGDGSDEKDCQPSTCQPDTQFTCAKGYCITSRWRCDGDSDCPDGSDEMGCTDRPPKDKMNHCGVHEFSCDDHITCIRQSWVCDGGRDCPDGADESPSNCGSVTCRPDQFQCSDRSCISGRFFCDGIKNCPDGADEKNCTAADVVCDPLKQFDCGHGSCIPLSSLCDGKPDCLGWEDEPLDLCKKNECLVNNGGCSQICVDLPIGFRCECRNGYRLINNQTCDDVDECLEPGSCSQFCKNEKGTFKCSCDAGYLRDPRDLTRCKAAEGHASLLFARRHDIRKVALDRPEMTAIVNNTKMATALDFVFRTGMIFWSDVSDKKIYKAPIDEGNERTVVIDRDLTTSDGLAVDWIYNHIYWTDAEKNTIELANFEGNMRKTLIKDRVQEPRAIAVNPLEGWMFWTDWGDDARIERAGMDGSHRSIIVGTEVRWPNGLTLDLVGKKLYWVDAKLNKIASCNYDGSGRRTVLYSPDILRHPFSITTFEDYIFWTDWDKEAIFKANKFTGKEVEAITSVRSVQHPMAVHVYHPYRQPDGKNQCQAVNGHCSHLCLPAPKISAKSPLLSCACPDGLRLLPDGLMCVENVTTTVAPTTQAVTVPFKRFEPPKVTGSSRPTNGTDGNGGAGFSEENTDRGIVAGIVIGVVTVGLAVPALVAFLCYRHYLHRNVTSMNFDNPVYRKTTEDQFSLEKNRFPLPATTVGEEAQEPLTSPGTNDYV
- the LOC107222018 gene encoding low-density lipoprotein receptor isoform X2, which encodes MGWSYIRRLTAAASSLLFVLAITASVNLVHGFSTESAGACPLRQYRCDNAKCIPVTWVCDGDNDCEDNSDERTEECKSTKACTDAEFRCTNGRCILKNWQCDGENDCPDGSDENPSICRIRRCSEREFECSPGVCITNVWVCDNHEDCADGSDEKNCRRSKNCTAEQFTCRGSIGQCVPLTWMCDDHPDCMDRSDETDCNNTCRADEFTCDNKHCIQRHWVCDHDDDCGDGSDEKDCQPSTCQPDTQFTCAKGYCITSRWRCDGDSDCPDGSDEMGCTDRPPKDKMNHCGVHEFSCDDHITCIRQSWVCDGGRDCPDGADESPSNCGSVTCRPDQFQCSDRSCISGRFFCDGIKNCPDGADEKNCTAADVVCDPLKQFDCGHGSCIPLSSLCDGKPDCLGWEDEPLDLCKKNECLVNNGGCSQICVDLPIGFRCECRNGYRLINNQTCDDVDECLEPGSCSQFCKNEKGTFKCSCDAGYLRDPRDLTRCKAAEGHASLLFARRHDIRKVALDRPEMTAIVNNTKMATALDFVFRTGMIFWSDVSDKKIYKAPIDEGNERTVVIDRDLTTSDGLAVDWIYNHIYWTDAEKNTIELANFEGNMRKTLIKDRVQEPRAIAVNPLEGWMFWTDWGDDARIERAGMDGSHRSIIVGTEVRWPNGLTLDLVGKKLYWVDAKLNKIASCNYDGSGRRTVLYSPDILRHPFSITTFEDYIFWTDWDKEAIFKANKFTGKEVEAITSVRSVQHPMAVHVYHPYRQPDGKNQCQAVNGHCSHLCLPAPKISAKSPLLSCACPDGLRLLPDGLMCVENGPTNGTDGNGGAGFSEENTDRGIVAGIVIGVVTVGLAVPALVAFLCYRHYLHRNVTSMNFDNPVYRKTTEDQFSLEKNRFPLPATTVGEEAQEPLTSPGTNDYV
- the LOC107222018 gene encoding low-density lipoprotein receptor isoform X6 — protein: MGWSYIRRLTAAASSLLFVLAITASVNLVHGFSTESAGACPLRQYRCDNAKCIPVTWVCDGDNDCEDNSDERTEECKYNTCRADEFTCDNKHCIQRHWVCDHDDDCGDGSDEKDCQPSTCQPDTQFTCAKGYCITSRWRCDGDSDCPDGSDEMGCTDRPPKDKMNHCGVHEFSCDDHITCIRQSWVCDGGRDCPDGADESPSNCGSVTCRPDQFQCSDRSCISGRFFCDGIKNCPDGADEKNCTAADVVCDPLKQFDCGHGSCIPLSSLCDGKPDCLGWEDEPLDLCKKNECLVNNGGCSQICVDLPIGFRCECRNGYRLINNQTCDDVDECLEPGSCSQFCKNEKGTFKCSCDAGYLRDPRDLTRCKAAEGHASLLFARRHDIRKVALDRPEMTAIVNNTKMATALDFVFRTGMIFWSDVSDKKIYKAPIDEGNERTVVIDRDLTTSDGLAVDWIYNHIYWTDAEKNTIELANFEGNMRKTLIKDRVQEPRAIAVNPLEGWMFWTDWGDDARIERAGMDGSHRSIIVGTEVRWPNGLTLDLVGKKLYWVDAKLNKIASCNYDGSGRRTVLYSPDILRHPFSITTFEDYIFWTDWDKEAIFKANKFTGKEVEAITSVRSVQHPMAVHVYHPYRQPDGKNQCQAVNGHCSHLCLPAPKISAKSPLLSCACPDGLRLLPDGLMCVENVTTTVAPTTQAVTVPFKRFEPPKVTGSSRPTNGTDGNGGAGFSEENTDRGIVAGIVIGVVTVGLAVPALVAFLCYRHYLHRNVTSMNFDNPVYRKTTEDQFSLEKNRFPLPATTVGEEAQEPLTSPGTNDYV
- the LOC107222018 gene encoding very low-density lipoprotein receptor isoform X4, whose translation is MGWSYIRRLTAAASSLLFVLAITASVNLVHGFSTESAGACPLRQYRCDNAKCIPVTWVCDGDNDCEDNSDERTEECKSTKACTDAEFRCTNGRCILKNWQCDGENDCPDGSDENPSICRIRRCSEREFECSPGVCITNVWVCDNHEDCADGSDEKNCRNNTCRADEFTCDNKHCIQRHWVCDHDDDCGDGSDEKDCQPSTCQPDTQFTCAKGYCITSRWRCDGDSDCPDGSDEMGCTDRPPKDKMNHCGVHEFSCDDHITCIRQSWVCDGGRDCPDGADESPSNCGSVTCRPDQFQCSDRSCISGRFFCDGIKNCPDGADEKNCTAADVVCDPLKQFDCGHGSCIPLSSLCDGKPDCLGWEDEPLDLCKKNECLVNNGGCSQICVDLPIGFRCECRNGYRLINNQTCDDVDECLEPGSCSQFCKNEKGTFKCSCDAGYLRDPRDLTRCKAAEGHASLLFARRHDIRKVALDRPEMTAIVNNTKMATALDFVFRTGMIFWSDVSDKKIYKAPIDEGNERTVVIDRDLTTSDGLAVDWIYNHIYWTDAEKNTIELANFEGNMRKTLIKDRVQEPRAIAVNPLEGWMFWTDWGDDARIERAGMDGSHRSIIVGTEVRWPNGLTLDLVGKKLYWVDAKLNKIASCNYDGSGRRTVLYSPDILRHPFSITTFEDYIFWTDWDKEAIFKANKFTGKEVEAITSVRSVQHPMAVHVYHPYRQPDGKNQCQAVNGHCSHLCLPAPKISAKSPLLSCACPDGLRLLPDGLMCVENVTTTVAPTTQAVTVPFKRFEPPKVTGSSRPTNGTDGNGGAGFSEENTDRGIVAGIVIGVVTVGLAVPALVAFLCYRHYLHRNVTSMNFDNPVYRKTTEDQFSLEKNRFPLPATTVGEEAQEPLTSPGTNDYV
- the LOC107222018 gene encoding very low-density lipoprotein receptor isoform X3, translated to MGWSYIRRLTAAASSLLFVLAITASVNLVHGFSTESAGACPLRQYRCDNAKCIPVTWVCDGDNDCEDNSDERTEECKSTKACTDAEFRCTNGRCILKNWQCDGENDCPDGSDENPSICRSKNCTAEQFTCRGSIGQCVPLTWMCDDHPDCMDRSDETDCNNTCRADEFTCDNKHCIQRHWVCDHDDDCGDGSDEKDCQPSTCQPDTQFTCAKGYCITSRWRCDGDSDCPDGSDEMGCTDRPPKDKMNHCGVHEFSCDDHITCIRQSWVCDGGRDCPDGADESPSNCGSVTCRPDQFQCSDRSCISGRFFCDGIKNCPDGADEKNCTAADVVCDPLKQFDCGHGSCIPLSSLCDGKPDCLGWEDEPLDLCKKNECLVNNGGCSQICVDLPIGFRCECRNGYRLINNQTCDDVDECLEPGSCSQFCKNEKGTFKCSCDAGYLRDPRDLTRCKAAEGHASLLFARRHDIRKVALDRPEMTAIVNNTKMATALDFVFRTGMIFWSDVSDKKIYKAPIDEGNERTVVIDRDLTTSDGLAVDWIYNHIYWTDAEKNTIELANFEGNMRKTLIKDRVQEPRAIAVNPLEGWMFWTDWGDDARIERAGMDGSHRSIIVGTEVRWPNGLTLDLVGKKLYWVDAKLNKIASCNYDGSGRRTVLYSPDILRHPFSITTFEDYIFWTDWDKEAIFKANKFTGKEVEAITSVRSVQHPMAVHVYHPYRQPDGKNQCQAVNGHCSHLCLPAPKISAKSPLLSCACPDGLRLLPDGLMCVENVTTTVAPTTQAVTVPFKRFEPPKVTGSSRPTNGTDGNGGAGFSEENTDRGIVAGIVIGVVTVGLAVPALVAFLCYRHYLHRNVTSMNFDNPVYRKTTEDQFSLEKNRFPLPATTVGEEAQEPLTSPGTNDYV